One genomic region from Arthrobacter pigmenti encodes:
- a CDS encoding sulfatase family protein: MAQNILIIHCHDLGRFLGTYGVETVSTPYLDAFASESTVFEAAFATSPHCSPARASLFTGTYPQTNGVLGLTHEPFGWDLNDPSSHLAHRLRSVGYRTELVGVHHESRVLPDDQVAIRLGFDRVRTGGDRDVVVERTLEALDDASAASSPFYLQVGFHEPHRSPSDRDRTGVMGFLGAAIEPDTSRGHTVPPYLHDDDDAREEIAELQGAVRHMDSGVGEILARLEQLGLDEETVVVFTTDHGLALPRAKCTLYDAGVEVALIMRVPGRASWSGRRVSDIVSHVDVVPTLFDVLGLSGTIDVAGESLVELVEDDQPARTYAYGQLTYHTYFDPKRSVRSKTHKLIANFSNAPRAMDSTQSWIHRSIPVDLFGATIGTSAAIELYDLAEDPNETVNLADDPAAQPALSDLSAALLAWMHSTNDPLLTLRQEHRRQRITLDLLRHAADSSAPEVPFGNLKQTTLAQEPV; the protein is encoded by the coding sequence ATGGCGCAGAACATTCTGATCATCCACTGCCACGACCTCGGGCGCTTCCTTGGCACCTACGGGGTGGAGACCGTCTCAACACCCTATCTGGATGCGTTTGCATCGGAATCGACCGTCTTCGAGGCGGCGTTCGCCACCTCTCCGCACTGCAGCCCGGCACGGGCGTCACTGTTCACGGGTACGTATCCGCAGACCAATGGCGTTCTTGGACTAACGCATGAACCCTTCGGTTGGGACTTGAACGATCCGAGCTCGCACCTGGCACACCGGCTGCGCTCGGTCGGCTACCGAACGGAGCTTGTTGGGGTGCATCACGAATCCCGCGTGCTGCCCGACGATCAGGTTGCAATCCGCCTGGGCTTTGACCGGGTACGCACCGGCGGGGACCGTGACGTCGTCGTCGAACGTACGCTGGAAGCCCTCGATGACGCCTCAGCGGCCAGCTCACCGTTCTATCTCCAGGTCGGGTTCCATGAGCCGCACCGCTCGCCGTCGGACCGTGACCGCACCGGCGTCATGGGCTTCCTGGGCGCTGCCATCGAGCCGGATACTTCACGCGGGCACACGGTTCCGCCCTACCTGCACGACGACGACGACGCCCGCGAGGAGATCGCCGAACTCCAGGGCGCGGTGCGCCACATGGATTCAGGTGTCGGTGAGATCCTTGCCCGTCTTGAGCAACTGGGTCTGGATGAGGAAACGGTTGTTGTCTTCACGACGGACCACGGTCTCGCTCTTCCCCGCGCAAAATGCACGCTGTACGACGCCGGCGTTGAAGTAGCCCTCATCATGCGCGTTCCAGGGCGGGCAAGCTGGAGCGGCCGGCGGGTCTCCGACATCGTTAGCCATGTAGACGTTGTACCCACGCTGTTTGATGTGCTGGGGCTGTCCGGCACAATAGATGTAGCCGGAGAAAGCCTCGTGGAGTTGGTCGAGGATGATCAGCCAGCCCGCACGTACGCCTACGGTCAACTGACGTATCACACGTACTTCGACCCCAAGCGGTCAGTGCGATCAAAAACCCACAAACTCATCGCGAACTTCTCCAACGCCCCCCGGGCCATGGACTCCACCCAGTCGTGGATCCACCGCAGCATTCCCGTTGACTTGTTCGGGGCGACAATCGGTACCAGCGCCGCGATTGAGCTGTACGACCTGGCGGAGGACCCCAATGAGACAGTCAATCTCGCGGATGATCCAGCTGCCCAGCCGGCCCTCAGCGACCTTTCCGCGGCACTGCTTGCGTGGATGCACTCAACCAATGACCCGTTGCTCACACTGCGTCAGGAACACCGCCGCCAGCGCATCACCCTTGATCTCCTCAGGCACGCAGCGGACTCATCCGCGCCTGAGGTGCCCTTCGGCAACCTGAAGCAAACCACCCTTGCCCAGGAACCCGTCTAG
- a CDS encoding ABC transporter ATP-binding protein: MTLTDSAFRTALQGLDVADMSISYGRQPAVSDVSFGLQPGTVTALIGPNGSGKSTLLRTIARLHNADSGTVTTTDGDNVFALSPKDFARKITLLAQSRPVPAGITVREVVEFGRHPHRTRWTGNDPRGIAVVEHAMELTRTAELSDRPVAALSGGQLQRVWLASCLAQDTGVLLLDEPTTYLDLRYQVEILDVVRDLATDHGVTVGVVLHDLDQAAAIADHVVLLESGSVLAQGTPVDVLTAENLTSAYGVRVDVTVDGGTVHTRAVGRHNAVGNHSATVLRAS; this comes from the coding sequence GTGACTCTCACTGACTCCGCCTTCCGTACGGCACTCCAGGGCCTCGATGTTGCCGACATGAGCATTTCCTACGGCCGCCAGCCCGCAGTCAGTGACGTGTCCTTCGGACTTCAACCCGGGACCGTGACAGCACTCATCGGCCCCAACGGCAGCGGTAAGTCAACACTCCTACGGACCATTGCCCGGCTGCACAATGCCGATTCCGGCACCGTGACGACCACCGACGGCGACAACGTCTTTGCGCTCTCCCCCAAGGATTTTGCACGGAAGATCACCCTCCTCGCACAGAGCCGCCCGGTTCCGGCCGGGATCACAGTGAGGGAAGTCGTCGAGTTCGGACGCCACCCGCACCGCACCCGCTGGACGGGAAATGACCCCCGGGGCATCGCCGTCGTCGAGCACGCCATGGAGCTGACCCGCACTGCGGAACTGTCCGATCGCCCTGTCGCTGCTCTCTCGGGCGGCCAACTGCAGCGTGTGTGGCTCGCCAGCTGCCTGGCCCAGGACACCGGTGTTCTCCTCCTCGACGAGCCCACGACCTACCTGGACCTGCGCTACCAGGTGGAGATTCTCGACGTCGTACGCGATCTTGCAACCGACCACGGAGTGACGGTCGGTGTTGTGCTTCATGACCTGGACCAGGCCGCTGCCATCGCCGATCACGTGGTGCTGCTGGAGAGTGGCTCGGTGCTCGCGCAGGGAACGCCTGTCGACGTGCTGACCGCGGAAAACCTGACCAGCGCGTACGGCGTCCGCGTTGACGTCACGGTCGACGGCGGGACGGTGCACACTCGCGCCGTGGGCCGGCACAACGCCGTCGGCAACCACTCCGCCACCGTCCTTCGAGCTTCCTGA
- a CDS encoding iron-siderophore ABC transporter substrate-binding protein — translation MKQTKILAALAAVAMLALSACGTTEEAAGDTETTAAASGETITITDARGKEVVLDGPAVRVAGTEWNVIENLVSLGVMPVGVSDIEGYNTWVSSAPLDDTVTDIGLRGEPSIDTLVSLEPDLVLVTDQLVEGAIEQIEETVPVIVVPGGDSSDNIGQMFENLDMIAKATGTEEQAAELKANFDAKVEEGRAAIEEAGAAGTKVAFSDAYVDAGSVSIRPFAPGSLVSDVFAELGLENAWELEGDPAYGLAQTDVEGLTALPEDTHFWYMANDTFGDPYQDELKDNAVWKGLPFVEEGNVHRFPDSIWVFGGPTSMEQIIDAAVAAATEK, via the coding sequence ATGAAACAAACGAAGATCCTTGCTGCCCTCGCGGCGGTCGCCATGCTCGCGCTCTCGGCCTGCGGCACCACTGAGGAAGCTGCCGGCGATACCGAAACCACAGCAGCCGCATCGGGTGAAACCATCACCATCACTGACGCACGGGGCAAGGAAGTGGTCCTCGACGGGCCCGCCGTGCGTGTTGCCGGAACCGAATGGAACGTCATCGAGAACCTGGTTTCGCTCGGGGTTATGCCGGTGGGCGTTTCGGACATCGAGGGCTACAACACCTGGGTGAGCTCCGCGCCGCTGGATGACACCGTGACTGACATCGGCCTGCGCGGTGAGCCCAGCATCGACACCCTGGTCTCACTGGAGCCGGACCTGGTGCTCGTGACGGATCAGCTTGTCGAGGGCGCAATCGAGCAGATCGAGGAAACCGTTCCCGTCATTGTGGTTCCGGGCGGCGATTCGTCCGACAACATCGGCCAGATGTTCGAGAACCTCGACATGATTGCCAAGGCAACCGGCACCGAAGAGCAGGCCGCCGAGCTGAAGGCCAACTTCGACGCCAAGGTTGAAGAGGGACGCGCTGCCATCGAAGAGGCAGGCGCCGCGGGCACCAAGGTGGCGTTCTCGGATGCCTACGTCGACGCCGGGAGCGTCTCCATCCGTCCGTTCGCACCGGGATCCCTGGTATCGGACGTGTTTGCTGAGCTCGGCCTCGAGAATGCGTGGGAGCTCGAAGGCGATCCCGCTTACGGGCTCGCGCAGACCGACGTCGAGGGTCTCACCGCCCTCCCCGAAGACACTCACTTCTGGTACATGGCCAACGACACCTTCGGCGACCCCTACCAGGACGAGCTGAAGGACAACGCCGTCTGGAAGGGACTCCCCTTCGTCGAGGAAGGCAACGTGCACCGCTTCCCGGACTCCATCTGGGTCTTCGGTGGACCTACGTCGATGGAGCAAATCATCGACGCTGCAGTCGCAGCAGCAACCGAGAAGTAA
- a CDS encoding hydroxyacid dehydrogenase has product MGHTDNAATPAPHNISDNPRPRTLLSIPEHEADAFFTAESWAELNELCDVVEARPDALQDLECFRDVAQGTSIFITAWGFPRLESERLELAPELRFVMHAASSIQTLVSDEFWAAGIPIAQAGDAMAPSVAELSLTFTLALLRRTPRFDHALRSGADWSDARTAASRPREISGARIGVIGASRTGRRYIDMCRALGAESTVYDPYIHEGDELRAYAADLPEVLSSCDVIAIHAPETPETRGLLGAAELAAIKDGGLLVNTARPALVDEDALYREVSSGRLDAALDVFGNEPLPAGDRWRNLPNVLLTPHLGGATVDSRHRAGWIVVSEVRRFLRGEPLQHALTSDRLKVMG; this is encoded by the coding sequence ATGGGTCACACCGATAACGCCGCCACACCGGCTCCGCACAACATTTCCGACAATCCTCGGCCACGTACTCTGCTGAGCATTCCGGAACATGAAGCGGACGCGTTCTTCACCGCCGAGAGCTGGGCTGAGCTCAACGAGCTGTGCGACGTGGTTGAAGCCCGTCCGGACGCCCTCCAGGACCTTGAGTGCTTTCGTGACGTCGCTCAGGGGACCAGTATTTTCATCACAGCGTGGGGCTTCCCTCGCCTCGAGTCAGAGCGGCTGGAACTGGCCCCAGAGTTGCGGTTCGTAATGCACGCCGCCTCCTCCATCCAAACCCTCGTCAGCGATGAGTTCTGGGCGGCAGGCATCCCGATTGCCCAGGCCGGTGATGCCATGGCTCCTTCGGTGGCCGAGCTGTCGCTGACTTTCACGCTTGCGCTCCTTCGGCGAACACCCCGATTTGATCACGCGCTCCGCTCGGGGGCTGACTGGTCCGATGCCCGGACTGCAGCGTCCAGGCCGCGCGAGATCAGTGGAGCGCGCATCGGTGTGATCGGAGCATCCCGTACCGGACGCCGCTACATCGACATGTGTCGCGCCCTCGGCGCCGAGAGCACCGTTTATGACCCTTACATCCACGAAGGGGATGAGCTCCGGGCCTACGCAGCCGATCTCCCCGAAGTGCTCTCGTCCTGCGACGTGATTGCGATCCACGCGCCCGAAACTCCTGAAACGCGCGGCCTGCTCGGAGCTGCCGAGTTGGCTGCCATCAAGGACGGCGGCCTGCTGGTGAACACTGCCCGCCCCGCACTGGTGGACGAGGACGCCCTGTACCGGGAGGTTTCCTCGGGCCGGCTGGACGCTGCACTCGATGTCTTCGGGAACGAGCCGCTCCCGGCAGGGGACCGTTGGCGGAACCTCCCGAATGTCCTTCTCACCCCACATCTGGGCGGTGCAACCGTCGATTCCCGCCATCGTGCGGGGTGGATCGTCGTCAGCGAAGTCCGCCGCTTTCTCCGGGGCGAGCCGCTGCAGCACGCCCTGACTTCGGACCGCTTGAAGGTGATGGGCTGA